Genomic window (Magnolia sinica isolate HGM2019 chromosome 10, MsV1, whole genome shotgun sequence):
TGGAGCATTTAATTGCATTAGCCCTTGAGAGAAAATCTTATAAAAGCCTAATAGTCATCTCCATATTGAAAGGTTACTGGGCTGCAGATTGGGCTAGATCTCCATCTGAAATGTGATCTAAAATTCAATGCGGTACATTTGTGGTGGAATTAGCCACATGGAAAAGTAAAAAAAGATAAGTATTGTGGAGTGGTCTTATGCAGAAGAAAAGTACAAGACGTCAAGGCCATGGCACTATTTGTGAGCTAGAGTGGTTGAGAATCATGTGGCATCAAATATTTCCAGTATTAAGTGAAAGAAACAACCATAACGAGGTTGACTTTCACTTCATCAGTAAGGTCTCCAACAACAAAATTTCGACTCATATCTTAAATCTCAAGATCAACTTGTAGATATGTTCACCAAAGAATTTGGATGCAAATCAATTTGATCAAGTTTACTACAAGCAGGACATCAATGATATCTACACACCAGCTTTAGCGTAAGTGTTAAAGTTGACGTATTATGGGTCATACAGCTATATGACAAGTTTGGTGAGCAATGTGGAACATATGGTCCACACTATGTATAGCTGAGCATTTTGTATTATGGGGGAAGTTTTGCCATTATGTATTTTATTAATAAAGCATGGGAGTGGGACCATgtgacctaactaatcacacttTCCCTTCTTTTCGTCtcactttcttcctttctcttccctttctctaTGTCATGATCTCTATAGACTACTAGCAATTGACCATTtccattggatggctaggatcatctgataagGGAGGAATATAGTATGCTTCATTCGGTCATGGACCCAGCCAAATCAGCAACTTATTCCCCCACAAGGTGAGTCCCACTTGtaccattacaaaaaaaataaaaataaaaaaattttgctGCTTCCTTCAACCCAATCATATAGTAACTCATTATTAATACTGCAAAGGAAACCTTAGGCAGAACAAGATAATACCTTCCTCTTGAGGACATGATGAGATGAGCCGGATTGTGTAAAAACCTAgataacttctcaagcttctcTTGACCATCCAAAAAGATAGTTCCCCGTGTATATGATTCTGATAATAAGCTGGGGGTTACATAGGCGTGTGATGAAACAGAAGTTTGTTGATATATGAAATCCACAATGACCGACGATGGTAAATCTGTTTCCATGTTCTCAATCAAGATATAATGGTAATTTCTGGTTTCCTTGAGACTCTTTGTAAAAAAATATTCACCACCTCCCAAGTCCATATCCTGTCCAATCTTTTTCCGAACATTCCTATACCCTGCATCGTGAAAAtttaaacagaaaaaaaaaaagggcgcgTTAGGACAGATCTCGCCTTCTTGTACTTGAGACAATTTTAACTGCAAATAGAAGATAACCTTTAAATGTTTGCGTTACATGGCCCTGCCTAGGATTTTTCTTTTCCTACAAAGACATAAGAGACCGCATGAGGCAATTATCACTTGATCACATGAAGAAACTCCAGAAACTTAATTCTCAAGCTGCTAGACAAAGACAACCATATGATGTGCCATTTAATTCTAGAGGACTAGACAACTATGTGTTATCTCCCGccattttctaaatggtggtgactcatccaacATACATGCAGTGCATGTGCAAGTCAATaccaaccatccaaatcatatGCCCCACTGTGCATGGACCATATCCAGTATCTTGACAATTTAGTATCAGGCTTACAATTTGGACAGTGACCATTCTCTTGTAACTCTTCATTTGAGGCCACCAATTGGATAGTGAGGATCACTCGATTAGTAAGTCGTCCCCAGTTAAGAAATGGTGCAAAACCAAGTATTCCCATCTTATTTCCAGATATATCTACGTTATTCTGGAAAAATGCAGAAGAATAAGTCCATGATTGTGTGGAAATTCTAGAGAAACCTACCTTAGAATTGAATGTTTGAGGTTTGTAAGGCATGTTGGGCTCACATTTGACAGCAGATCCACAGGTTTCATTAAAACATGCAGCACATGCATTTGCTGAAATTTCATGTTCAGTGACGAAAGAAGCACGATGTGAACCCAATTCAAGTTTCTTTCTTGATATTTCCAAAAAGAAACCCAGATTTGGATCATTTTGTGCACTTCCAGGCTGTATTAGGCAAATGTGTTCAATACTCGTTAACGTCTTTGTCCCCGCAATTGGACCATGTTGCCAGAAAAGAACAAACTCGCACAAACACTGTTCTTCTCCTTTGTCAAATGTATGTTCTGAATAGTATACCTGAGATAACAGACCCATCAGAACAGTTGAATATCCAGCACAGAGAAGCTAGATATGGCCACCATATACAGAAGAATTCTTCTAAGCCCACATGCACCAGTACACATGCCCACACATGTCAACAAGGCAAATGTGGCATGGGAGTGTTCAGGAGGTGGGCCAACCATATAGATGACCTTGACCAGAAATCAGACCTGCcaactcatctggtgggccacatctgtacATTGACTGTGGAGagttggctcttttttttttttctaaatatgtCCCTTGTCTTCATAAACATGAGGCTCACCTGATGAGCTGACTGGCCTTATTTTTCACGCCAGGTCATCCACACATTTCAGCCCATCTGATCAACAGATTGTATGTCTGCCAAACATTCCAGAGCCACAAATAGAGgcacatgtgggcttagcaaggtTCTCTAAATAAAGACTTTTACGCCTATCAGAATCATCCAGTAATGTCCAGAAAGATgacaaagaaaattgaaaagcaCTCAACTTTTACAAGCCAAGCCAATTATCAATGTAGCAGAATGATGTGTTTGTAGAGGGAGAAGGCAGccattttcaaaaaattggaagTGAATGTGCATGTGTTAATAGTTTTTGTGACCATTTTTTAATGTTTACAAGGAGTTTGACCATTAATGTTgttataaaaaattattaaaaaaaaaaaaaaaaaactttctccACCAGACAATCTTAATTGCTGCAATTCCAAACACTGGTACTGTTACAGGTGATGCAGGTAATGGGGATAGAACTACCCATTTACCAAAGTCAAATATGCAGATATGATTGTTTGTACCGCTTGTAACATGTTATTTAGGTTGACTTTTAAACTTGAATGATTTTACTCAAAATAATATGTCAATATTATTatgttttagttttattaatgTTTTTTCAGGTCGTTCTAGCAGGATATATTTTTATAATCATCAAggcctcatcccaactaattgggatcagctacacaaatcctgtttcaccattccactctatcacagaccatatcctcaattaaaccatGAGTCCTTGAGTATTTTCTTACATACCTCCACCcaagtccttttgggccttccctttgcccttctaGAGCCCTCAACTTGAGCCAACTCACTTCGAGGTGGCCCCACGCGGCTCGTCCAAGCTTGAGCCAACTCACTATTTCTAaccggtgcagttcttggtctcctcTGAATATGGACAAACCATCTAAAGTTatgttccctcatcttattacctatttgtgatactcctaagttccctcaaatgcattcattccAAATTCTATCCGTCTTTGTCTTACCAATCATCCATCTCAGCATACTCATTTCCGCTTCACTCATActgtgaacatgttgttccttggctgcccaacattttgtcctatAAAGCATAGCTGGtattatagccatcctataaaattgtCTTCAATTTTATTGGTTTGCAGCGattacataaaactccagaggcacatctccacttcagcCACCCAGCTTTAATTCTATGATCAACATCTggtagagacagtgtagtgtgtgtgactGATCCAAGGTCCACCATCTCCTGTATAGCATTGACAATGGTACGCTGAGCATATGAGAGTGTCTAgaccagtgttttcagtagcgctaGCATAGCATAGCGAAAATGCTACATAACGTACGCGAGTAGCATAATTCCCTAGTAGCGTAAGCTACAGTGCATGTAACGTACGCTACATGTAGTGCAGTGTAGTGTAGTGTGTAGCGTGTATAGCGTAAGCTACctaaaatctcttcttcttttttttaagtgttttttctatgttagtttaacacgtattttaaaatggtgatgacttatacctatgacacatggcactacattaaactaatccggaccatccaaattgtggtccatatcataGATAGAGCAGTTggatcaatccggaccatccaaattgtggtctatatcatgaatttgtggtgtttcaataaataaataaaaagaagtcaCACTTAGAAATATCTAaaggcggagagagagagagagagagagagagagagattttgcatggaataagtggttgatgatccagattcgtagtcaagaactcatagaaattatgcattttgtaaaatttatcatattttctattattttaattaaaaatattaaggattgtgtagctCACGCTACACGCTATGGAGGGCCAAACGCCACACTATATGCtacacactatttaaaacactagtctATAAAAGACCCACCGAGAAAACAGATCTAATAATATATATGACTATGATTCTCTCAGTAAGGTCATCTCCTACAATCCTTCCAAAATGAGAGATCTTCCCAAAGACGTTCGAAGAACCAGCAGTATTCGAGAAGATTCCAAATACCAGGAGATCGGACCAATGTTCAACCCAATCCGACTTTGGTTCGAACCCCAAGTCAGGAGGGACGAACACATTGGCTCACGCAGGTCTAGCCTTCCGTACATTAATCGGAATTAAAAGAATGGGAGAGCTGGATGAGAAGGCACGTCCGTCCGATAACAAATCAGTATCGGACATATTCGGACCATCCTACGCTGCAGAGATCAGAAAAGACAGAAGGATTACCCAGACATCCCAAGGCAAGCTTTAATCGGGATTAAGATATTGCGAGATGAGGATCTGGTGATCCGGTGCATCTATCCCCACTAGCATTCCAAACCATCAAGGAACGGGACCTCTTAAAGTCAACAAGGTGGGTCGTTAAGAGACGTTGAGTGGCCATGATCGACCTAGATCAACCCTTGAGGTTCCCAGATTTTTAGCCTAGTTGTCTTCATTACAGGAATCTTTGGTGGTCCCAGGCTAGATCTTTAGTGGGCCACGAACATCTCTATAGTGGGACTAGCTAATGGAAGAAGATCCGAGAAGCCAACAAGCCCAGATCTAACTGGAGTCCTTCCTTTCCAATGTAAGTTGGCAGTTCTAGATCAATCAAGGAAATACCCATATTCGTAAATGCAAAGTGAGTAAGAAGGACCTAGAAGCAGCAAGGAAGCCTAGCGAGGGGTTTTCACCGCCTCAGcaagctataaaaggagcacacagatgagatcgagaccccacgccaaacacatctatctacattttatctttcttttatcTTAGTTTAGCCTAGCCTAGTTCTAACATAGATAGCTACTGCATAGCGACTCCCGCTACAGTACCATAGAAGTAGAGTAAATATCATCAACCTGAAGTCGTAGGATCATGATcttctaagttctgatttagTTGATCATACCAATCCGGTCATATCCTGCTGACCACCTGCCTTGATCGTCTGTTCTGATATATGCATCAAGTATTTATCTTTCCTGTTTTTGGTTATTTTTTTGGTTATTAATTGTTCCGTCGattgtaatgggccatacatTCAAACATTAATAAAGTCGGCAGTTATTAGCCTTTCTTTCAATTTATCTGTACACTCTTGTTCATTTGAGATATACAAAAACCTAAAGATTGGTGGAAGAAAAAGTCCTTAAGGTTGTAAACACACGTCTATTGTCACAAGGCAAAAGGAACTTATTCGGTAGGGCTAAACCCTACCCTTTCACAAATAGCTTGAACGGGGAGCAATACCAGTGGTCGAGAGGACTCTAGATCCTGTCCAATCTCCAACTTGTCCGTCTCGGCACAGGGGACACCAGCAATTCAGTCAAACCCTTGAATCGAGTAGGTTCTAGCACACCCAAGCAATCATACCCACACACGACTTCCAAATACAAGCCCTCAATCACACATGTggccttgtttgattgaattggcagCAAGAACGACGTAATGggtatttttgcttttgttattaaTGGCGTTCTTGTAAATATTGACAATTGTGTTAATAGACTCAAAAGAAGTGAGGACGTGTGACCCTaatcctcattctctctcttctcttctatgtcttctctttcctcctttctcAATCTATCCACAGTATCCTACCCTTTTAGAGTTTCATAACATGTTGGTTCATATGGATTAAAAGGAACATATCGGGTTATGCATCATTGTAATGGATAGTATCAATGCATCCAATGGTCTAAGGGGCAAATGCTCAACACACAAAAGCACCAACATGACCTTAAAGCAAGTAGAGATAGAACCATCCATACATGCTGACATATAGCACTTTGGTAAAAACTTAGTTAAATTGTATGAACTAGGAAACTATAGACTAtgcaaacaaataaataaataatgtgtaGGGTATCAACTGTCTACACTCCAAATCCTGGATTCACACAATCTGCCACAATGTCTGGCTTACTCTGCTATGCAAAAAGAGAAATACAGCCACGAGAGAACCTCACAATGTAGGAACTGATGATTGGGGTCAACCCATTTGGagcaatggcatatgcaatgcggaGCTTGCCAATCATAAGTTTTTAAAATTGTTAACCAGCTAATCCCACCAAACAAAGCTCAAGGGATTGATTGgcacaaattttcaaaatttcaaatgaaacaTTGGTATGTGTGAAGAGAGTAGCCATCCAAATACGCTGCTTTGTATTGCCCATGTCTCCCAAATAATTACCAATCTCAGTTTATGACCACTGAACAGACAATCCTAGATCAGTTGTAACAGCAGAGgtctaaccatccatctaaatTGTTCATCTTGTGTGCCCCACAATGTCTCTCAGGAGTCACATTGACCAGCCAATGCTAATCATTCAGTAAATGGCAGCAAAACCCAACCATGATTGAAACTAGCTTCGACGCAATCCACAATTtgcaaatccccaaatctgtactTTGCAACTGAGAGAGCGCTGTGCATTTCCAAACAAAACTGCAAAAGGGAATCTTTTAGGTTTGCACATCAAATAGAGTAAAATGAAGTTAAAAATCCATCCAAGCATATTCTAAGGGCCTGATTGGtaaatgcctaaaaatgagttcatctcctATAAGTTAATCATaactatgtattagagatcatgattgttggttatcaagaGTATTTTCAATctttaccaaaaagaaaaatcatCTCTAATCCAATATACCGAATTCTCCTAACAATTAGGTAGTGGCTATTCGAATAGAGATGTATTCTGCAAAGTAATGATTACCCTTATGCAGAATCATGATTCTTGTGTGTTGGGGGACCACAGAAGCAAACTCCGAATTTGAATCCAAGACGCAAAAGACAAACACAACAAAGCATGCACAGGAACAcacgaattttacgtggaaaaccctcacgggaaaaaaccatggtacaaagcgatagcaaaatccactatgaaacgaTACTACAAGAGATAAATCTACATACAGATATGAAACCCTTcaaaaaaccctagtttcccttcAAAACTGTTTTAGAAATGTTTAAGCTATTCCCTCGTTACTCTAACCTCAtattacacccatatttatagtaaaaCACCCAGAATAAAAAATTAATCACGTGATTATGCAAAATTGCGTGCGTTATCGATCTAAGCATCGATCGATtgacatcgatcaagcaaccctcGATCGATCAACAGCCAAATGTTCGAACACTCGAACATGCTTAAAAGTGTCCAAAGAGTTGACAAGTATTTTCCAAATTTCCTCGATCAATCAACCCGACCTGTAGATCAATCGATCATGTCCAAAATTGTCCAGAGACCAATCTATATAATCTGGGGCTCACTCATTCGATCAATCAACCTAGTCGATCGCTCGAGACCCCTATTTCATGTACAGATTGAAAACATCAGACAACATTGTGTTTATTGTTAGGTAATTAATctgagatttccacttgctataTAAACAGAACCCATAAAATGGAatccatttttctacaattttgACAAGagtaataattaaataataattacCTTTTCCATATCCGCACCTTAGATTccctatattcaaatatgatggagAAAGCTCATGTCCTACCCGAGTGCTTTTAAACAAGAGCACAATCAACAATCTAGGCCATCTAATAAGTTCCCACACCATTCATGGACTGCCGCGAATAACTCATGTTGATTAGAGGATGCTTACCTTCCAAacaactccttttttttttcataattgttGATTCTCCAAGCATGATAAGCCAAACAGTTACATAACggccataatggtaatggtgaaaCCATTACGAGCTACAGGGCCAAAATACAGTTATAGAAAAAATGGCCCATACCATCCCGTACAGTCTGAAaccattttttttgaaaggcaataaCTGCCACACAACCGTTATGGAACAACTAGTTTCCAAGACACAAATGGTATGGTCATGGTCATGCTACCAAAATGGCACCTTGGTTATTCAGAGTGCAATCTCTCGAATGAACTATTTATAATGATTTTCAGAACTatgatccaaccgtccatatTTATATGACACTGATCAGATGGAAAAATTCCTCTAATTGGGGCCAACCTGGTGGATTGTTCAGGACTTCAGGTTGACTACTCGACGGTCCACGTATCTAAAAACATATGGCAGggtaaaaaagaaggaaaataagaTGTTGACACCAATCATAACAATGCCATTTTCTTGTTCTTCCTTTCTCAACCAAAGTGAGAAGAGGTATCAATGCATGCGTTCCAGTAGCGCATTCTAGATCGAAtgaatcaatccagaccgtccatatgaTGGACCCATGGTGGATGAGGCATGCTGCTAGAAAAGCATATCTGTCCATTACGTGGCCATCAAACGTCAAAATAGGAAAAAATTATTAAAGGTACAATTTCTACCAGTCGAATTCAACTGCAAGAATCATTGTGCTTTTGGGGCCATCCAGAATAGGACCCTgaattggacggtatggatctagTAAGGTTATGCCAAACCGCATCATTGGACGGCACAAGCATATCATCCAACCTAATCCGCAGAGTATGGTACCATATTATCCCATTTTGAAACTTCCAAAaaagagggacgcggattgcacggGATCTGCAGCCataagctctgtggggtccaccgcaatgtacgtgttatatccccTCCGCTCATTTTTTGCACGTGGGAAAgccggtttggctggtgaccccgacaccagccagctagctggtgtcaaagctgtgggccccaccacgatgagTTTGTTTTA
Coding sequences:
- the LOC131258178 gene encoding uncharacterized protein LOC131258178, yielding MGLLSQVYYSEHTFDKGEEQCLCEFVLFWQHGPIAGTKTLTSIEHICLIQPGSAQNDPNLGFFLEISRKKLELGSHRASFVTEHEISANACAACFNETCGSAVKCEPNMPYKPQTFNSKEKKNPRQGHVTQTFKGYRNVRKKIGQDMDLGGGEYFFTKSLKETRNYHYILIENMETDLPSSVIVDFIYQQTSVSSHAYVTPSLLSESYTRGTIFLDGQEKLEKLSRFLHNPAHLIMSSRGRPWVIVEKEWRLGKFEGLMHQPKKKPQNKNEDHVDKIKVVHKGTIEYEKGKQLSELFMEFCQHLQGLHKRLTLEERKILQSA